Proteins encoded within one genomic window of Argiope bruennichi chromosome 7, qqArgBrue1.1, whole genome shotgun sequence:
- the LOC129975858 gene encoding isatin hydrolase-like, whose translation MLLFILCGMVCALHAAPLSQRMVDLTYTFDETTLFSPVAKGFELTVLRNGTAEDGIWIQYEEYSSYIHVGTHIDAPAHFSKDGLTVDQIPVDHFIASAAVIDITEKAEIDPDAEATVDDLLHWESITGQSLNKTIVLLKSGWGKKWNNRADFFGTPENDASKFHFPGLAPEAAVWLVENRNIYAIGVETLSFDKGSSKNFMSHQTLLGHGIYAIENMANVDKIPIYGTKLYVMPMKIGDASGSPTRIVAVYPEIIFDDESSK comes from the exons atgttactttTTATTCTGTGCGGTATGGTGTGCGCTTTGCATGCTGCTCCCCTATCCCAGCGAATGGTCGACTTGACATACACTTTTGACGAAACGACACTGTTTTCCCCAGTGGCGAAGGGATTTGAGCTTACCGTTCTAAGAAATGGAACAGCTGAGGATGGTATTTG GATTCAATATGAAGAATATTCATCTTATATCCATGTTGGTACACATATTGACGCCCCGGCACACTTCTCCAAAGATGGGCTCACGGTCGACCAGATCCCAGTTGATCATTTCATTGCCTCTGCAGCTGTCATTGACATCACTGAGAAAGCTGAAATTGATCCAGATGCAGAAGCCACAGTGGACGACCTCCTACACTGGGAATCCATAACTGGACAGTCCCTCAACAAGACTATAGTTCTACTGAAATCAGGATGGGGGAAAAAATGGAACAACAGAGCAGATTTCTTCGGCACACCTGAAAACGATGCTTCGAAATTCCACTTTCCAGGTCTAGCTCCAGAAGCAGCAGTTTGGTTGGTTGAAAACAGGAATATCTATGCCATTGGAGTTGAAACTCTGTCTTTCGATAAAGGATCTTCGAAAAACTTTATGTCACACCAAACCTTACTGGGGCATGGAATATATGCTATAGAGAATATGGCTAATGTGGATAAAATTCCAATCTATGGAACTAAGCTTTACGTCATGCCAATGAAGATAGGAGATGCTAGTGGTTCTCCAACTCGGATTGTTGCAGTATatccagaaattatttttgatgatgagtcatcgaaataa
- the LOC129975857 gene encoding isatin hydrolase-like: MMLLFILCAVVGALRDVTGAPLARKMVDMSYRFDDTTLHFPGTKEFEIIVVRNGTMEENGIWVQSEEYSSSTHVGTHMDAPAHFTKGGLTIDQIPVHRFIAPAAVIDITAKAQLDRDAEATVEDLLHWESITGQTLNETIVLLKTGWGKKWNNRTDFFGTPENDATKLHFPGLAPDAATWLVENRNIYGIGTETLSFEKGATRTYPVHQTLLGHGIYGLENVANVDKIPIYGAKLYVLPMKVGRASGAPTRIIATYPIILDPPSSSN, encoded by the exons ATgatgttactttttattttgtgtgcCGTAGTGGGTGCCCTCCGGGATGTCACTGGTGCACCATTGGCTAGAAAGATGGTGGACATGTCTTACAGGTTTGATGACACGACTTTGCATTTTCCTGGaactaaagaatttgaaataattgttgtAAGAAATggaacaatggaagaaaatggGATTTG GGTACAGTCAGAAGAATATTCATCCTCAACTCATGTTGGCACTCATATGGATGCCCCTGCTCACTTCACGAAGGGTGGTCTCACTATCGACCAGATTCCTGTACACCGTTTCATCGCACCGGCAGCCGTTATAGATATCACCGCCAAAGCTCAACTTGACAGAGACGCAGAAGCGACTGTGGAAGACCTCTTACACTGGGAGTCCATCACCGGTCAAACTCTGAACGAAACAATTGTTCTCTTGAAAACAGGATGGGGCAAAAAATGGAACAATCGAACAGATTTCTTCGGCACGCCGGAAAACGATGCCACCAAACTTCATTTCCCTGGCTTGGCTCCAGACGCTGCAACGTGGTTGGTGGAAAACAGGAACATCTATGGCATTGGTACAGAGACTCTGTCATTTGAAAAGGGAGCTACAAGAACCTATCCTGTACACCAAACCTTACTCGGCCATGGAATATATGGTCTGGAGAATGTGGCCAACGTAGACAAGATCCCAATATATGGAGCTAAGCTTTATGTGTTGCCTATGAAAGTAGGAAGAGCAAGCGGCGCTCCAACACGAATAATCGCAACATATCCCATTATTTTAGATCCTCCGTCATCTTCAAATTAA
- the LOC129975424 gene encoding uncharacterized protein LOC129975424: MYKVRCRHSENTSVLAVVQKRSDLSDVQKDMIIVFVDKGGGISETANFINCSRAAVMKIYHAWQNGTIQKQLRGKCGTPRAIDGRGERRLWRCVRANRCATVEQLTTQMNQRTTNRFSTMIVQRTLLRMGLCSKCLVNAPMLIAVHRR, from the coding sequence ATGTATAAAGTGCGTTGTAGGCATTCGGAAAACACTTCAGTTCTTGCAGTCGTGCAGAAACGGAGCGATTTATCCGACGTCCAAAAAGATATGATCATAGTCTTTGTAGACAAGGGTGGAGGCATTTCCGAAACGGCTAATTTTATAAACTGTTCTCGGGCCGCCGTGATGAAAATATACCATGCATGGCAAAATGGCACTATCCAAAAACAGCTACGTGGCAAATGTGGCACACCACGGGCCATAGATGGCAGAGGTGAACGACGGCTGTGGAGATGCGTTCGGGCGAATAGATGCGCAACCGTTGAGCAACTGACAACCCAAATGAACCAAAGGACTACCAACAGATTCTCCACAATGATAGTTCAGCGAACGTTGCTGCGGATGGGCCTCTGCAGCAAATGTCTAGTTAATGCACCTATGCTGATTGCTGTTCATCGGCGATGA